A window of the Tropheryma whipplei str. Twist genome harbors these coding sequences:
- a CDS encoding Sec-independent protein translocase subunit TatA/TatB — protein MHVLGIGLDKIVIIAFFAALLLSPSQLLAYAKKIGFYAGKIRVMSDLVKKQFVDATSERKVPVGDFSVTDDEAT, from the coding sequence GTGCATGTATTGGGTATTGGCCTTGACAAGATAGTTATTATTGCTTTTTTTGCTGCCCTATTATTGAGCCCGTCGCAGCTTTTGGCCTATGCCAAAAAAATTGGTTTCTATGCTGGGAAGATACGAGTAATGTCTGATCTGGTGAAGAAGCAATTTGTTGATGCAACTAGTGAACGCAAGGTTCCCGTGGGTGACTTTAGCGTAACTGATGACGAGGCAACGTGA
- a CDS encoding class E sortase: MIAKHTKRGVKFPRGEQAKPASGWSRIVMIFGELSMTAGVLVGIFYTWVLYIDSPLTAWEQGNSANLTASQFMRHRSDATETMPVTDRVKDYEDIAVLFVPRFGNKYKRVIRETTDVTRVLNSKTAGVGHYPHTALPGTSGNFAVAAHEVGWGAAFGKLSELRLGDKIYVLTPKGWYIYAYRSSEYVKPDGVNVLRPLPQSFAVPDETYIMTMTTCNPPFSVAERLIAYAVLEKWQADVPHEIVNIVNS; the protein is encoded by the coding sequence ATGATCGCCAAACATACAAAAAGGGGCGTCAAATTTCCGCGAGGGGAACAGGCAAAACCGGCGTCAGGATGGTCGAGGATTGTCATGATATTTGGCGAACTATCGATGACCGCCGGGGTACTTGTTGGGATTTTCTATACCTGGGTTTTATATATAGACTCACCCTTAACCGCATGGGAACAGGGCAATAGCGCAAACCTCACCGCTTCTCAGTTCATGCGCCACAGGTCCGACGCCACGGAGACTATGCCGGTTACCGACAGGGTAAAGGATTATGAGGATATAGCAGTTTTGTTCGTTCCTCGTTTTGGAAACAAATACAAGCGGGTAATTAGAGAAACTACGGATGTTACGCGCGTTTTGAACAGCAAAACCGCTGGAGTTGGGCACTACCCGCATACCGCGCTACCTGGCACATCCGGTAACTTTGCTGTTGCAGCACATGAAGTTGGGTGGGGCGCGGCTTTTGGAAAATTGTCAGAACTTCGGCTGGGTGACAAAATCTATGTTTTGACGCCAAAGGGTTGGTACATATACGCGTATCGGAGCAGTGAGTACGTAAAACCCGATGGGGTGAATGTCCTGCGGCCTTTGCCACAGTCATTTGCTGTTCCAGACGAAACCTATATTATGACGATGACAACATGTAATCCACCATTCTCTGTAGCCGAGAGGCTTATCGCATATGCGGTTCTTGAAAAATGGCAAGCAGACGTACCACATGAAATAGTGAATATTGTAAACAGCTGA
- the aroA gene encoding 3-phosphoshikimate 1-carboxyvinyltransferase translates to MSIPGSKSLTNRHLIIAAIASGETTIHNLLESRDTNLMIEGLRRIGCKIEKLNHTGTHDTGVISPHCTCLNDLIQPSDVRIIPSKHYTCSTKIDCGLAGTVMRFLPVLAGLCKGSVEFFGDDQAIRRPMDGTLHALRKLGVQVDGDRIPFTVHGRGEIEGGALETTEHSSSQFISGLLLSACRFKNGLTLKHIGNPLPSRPYIDMTVEVMREWGINVTHSDGVWAVTPKELTGKHITIEPDLSNAAPFMIGAIVTGGSATIQNWPSKTSQPGKYLEAILPQFGAEITKTANTITVSGTGNITGIRADLGHIGELVPNLVALATLAETPSVFYNIGHIRYHETDRIEALVNEISSLGGTITAGKDYIKITPTTLTRSGVWKTYKDHRMATSGAIIGLRHKLTIEDIECTSKTFPRFADLWSGAFGK, encoded by the coding sequence ATGTCGATACCCGGATCAAAATCTCTAACAAATAGACACTTGATAATTGCAGCGATTGCGAGTGGGGAAACTACAATACATAACTTGCTTGAGTCTCGTGATACGAACCTCATGATCGAAGGTCTAAGGCGTATCGGGTGCAAAATAGAGAAGCTCAATCACACCGGTACGCATGATACCGGCGTGATATCGCCACACTGTACATGCCTCAACGATCTGATACAGCCGAGCGACGTGAGGATAATCCCATCAAAGCATTACACCTGCAGCACAAAAATTGACTGTGGCCTTGCCGGTACCGTAATGCGATTTTTACCGGTTTTGGCAGGGCTATGCAAGGGATCAGTTGAATTTTTCGGTGACGATCAGGCAATTCGAAGACCAATGGATGGAACACTTCATGCTCTAAGAAAACTTGGTGTTCAAGTTGATGGGGATCGTATTCCATTTACCGTACACGGAAGGGGGGAGATAGAGGGTGGGGCTCTTGAAACCACCGAACATTCTTCAAGTCAATTTATCTCCGGTCTTCTTTTATCTGCATGCAGATTCAAAAATGGGCTTACTCTAAAACATATCGGTAACCCCCTTCCAAGCCGTCCATATATCGATATGACAGTTGAAGTTATGCGCGAGTGGGGAATCAATGTAACACACTCCGATGGTGTATGGGCAGTAACACCCAAAGAATTAACTGGTAAACATATCACCATTGAGCCAGATCTATCCAATGCGGCTCCATTTATGATTGGTGCAATTGTTACCGGGGGCAGTGCAACGATACAGAACTGGCCAAGCAAAACATCGCAACCTGGAAAATATTTGGAAGCTATTTTGCCGCAGTTTGGTGCGGAGATAACAAAAACCGCAAATACTATTACCGTCAGTGGAACAGGAAATATAACAGGAATTAGGGCAGATCTTGGGCATATTGGAGAGCTTGTGCCCAATCTTGTTGCACTGGCCACTCTGGCAGAAACGCCAAGTGTGTTTTATAACATAGGCCACATCCGATATCACGAAACTGACAGAATTGAAGCGCTTGTTAATGAAATAAGTTCACTGGGCGGGACGATAACAGCTGGGAAAGACTATATAAAAATCACCCCAACCACTCTTACAAGAAGTGGTGTATGGAAAACCTACAAAGACCACAGAATGGCAACGTCAGGCGCAATAATCGGCCTTCGTCATAAACTGACTATAGAAGATATCGAGTGCACGAGTAAAACATTCCCTCGGTTTGCAGATCTCTGGAGCGGTGCGTTTGGTAAATGA
- the rpmF gene encoding 50S ribosomal protein L32, with translation MAVPKRKKSRANTRARRSQWKASVPGFARLEERGRPVFYLPHRARRILDSNGNELFMEYKGRRVG, from the coding sequence GTGGCTGTTCCAAAAAGGAAGAAGTCTCGTGCTAACACTCGCGCCCGTCGCTCGCAGTGGAAGGCTTCTGTTCCCGGTTTTGCCAGGCTGGAGGAGCGCGGGAGACCTGTTTTTTACCTTCCGCATCGCGCGCGCCGTATTCTTGACTCCAATGGAAATGAGCTCTTTATGGAATACAAGGGCCGCCGCGTCGGGTAG
- a CDS encoding O-methyltransferase — MKAEINWNFTQSLPKDTEEEKHLRLLSEELYIQSICPAIGAHIKTQVAALPAPQVLEIGTGIGLSALKMVSVNRKAHITTIEVNPDFYNRAKNNLTNYFSCLRFINSNALEVIPRMNRNMYDLVLIDANPRDVLNYFELALGVVKSGGAILVPHALWQGKVASPVYKDEPEISFRALIHEVVNSETFVSCLSPIGDGILTVTKPK, encoded by the coding sequence GTGAAGGCCGAGATTAATTGGAATTTTACCCAGAGCCTACCAAAGGATACTGAAGAAGAAAAACACCTCAGACTGCTGTCAGAAGAGCTTTATATTCAGTCAATTTGCCCTGCAATTGGGGCACATATAAAAACTCAGGTTGCAGCATTGCCTGCCCCGCAGGTTCTGGAGATCGGAACAGGTATTGGGCTATCGGCTCTAAAAATGGTCTCGGTCAATAGGAAGGCTCATATAACAACCATAGAGGTAAACCCCGACTTTTATAACCGAGCAAAAAATAACCTTACCAACTACTTCTCCTGTCTGCGTTTTATAAATAGTAATGCGCTGGAGGTTATCCCGCGCATGAATCGCAATATGTATGACCTTGTCCTGATTGACGCGAACCCGCGCGATGTTTTGAATTATTTCGAGTTGGCACTCGGGGTTGTAAAGTCAGGTGGGGCAATTCTCGTACCACATGCCCTATGGCAGGGAAAAGTTGCTAGCCCAGTTTATAAAGATGAACCAGAGATAAGCTTTCGCGCTCTGATTCACGAGGTTGTAAATTCCGAAACTTTTGTAAGCTGCCTGTCACCGATTGGAGATGGGATCCTAACGGTTACAAAACCGAAATAG
- a CDS encoding membrane protein produces the protein MPKTNMKFLITTLSVIFSLIFIATPTYATTSVTTDKAVATTTEPKANQIIKELEQAGFTKQVTGNKRQETITLTKDGVTVTLTHVTQQTQTRLSWGDDPWGFYIKLEWHEQVALAAGTLAAGGGAGLALKAALKIAVKAGTAFLAGLEVVDKLSDIIGAGPCPPFQPRYIRFDPFRTKCG, from the coding sequence ATGCCTAAGACAAACATGAAGTTCCTAATAACAACCCTCTCTGTAATCTTCTCTCTAATATTCATAGCAACACCCACATACGCAACAACATCTGTAACAACAGATAAAGCAGTAGCAACAACCACAGAACCAAAAGCCAACCAAATAATCAAAGAACTAGAACAAGCAGGATTCACCAAACAAGTAACAGGTAACAAGAGACAAGAAACAATAACCCTAACCAAGGATGGTGTAACTGTAACCCTTACACATGTAACACAACAGACACAGACAAGACTTTCCTGGGGTGATGACCCATGGGGTTTCTACATAAAACTGGAATGGCATGAACAAGTTGCCCTTGCTGCAGGCACTCTTGCCGCTGGTGGCGGTGCCGGCCTGGCCCTTAAGGCCGCTCTAAAAATAGCCGTGAAGGCAGGCACCGCGTTTCTGGCTGGCCTGGAGGTGGTAGACAAGTTGAGTGACATCATTGGCGCAGGGCCCTGCCCTCCCTTCCAACCCCGCTACATCCGCTTTGATCCCTTCAGAACCAAGTGTGGCTAA
- the coaD gene encoding pantetheine-phosphate adenylyltransferase: MSNRIAVVPGTFDPVTRGHMDILTRTSRIFNTLYVLVANNPDKTPLLPMHDRVDLVGQALEEYGFPRSEPKCDSESDRNGPIVKIHRFEKGLLVDCCKQLGATVIVRGLISADAHREASMAYANRNMSGIETVFILPDPPLSVVSSSMVRQLIALGGDISPYVPACVTRFFGTHSG, from the coding sequence ATGAGTAACAGGATAGCTGTTGTTCCGGGTACGTTTGACCCCGTTACAAGAGGACACATGGATATCCTTACCAGGACTTCAAGAATTTTTAACACACTCTACGTCCTGGTTGCAAATAATCCGGATAAAACCCCACTTTTACCTATGCATGACCGAGTTGATCTGGTTGGACAGGCTTTGGAAGAATACGGATTTCCCCGCAGTGAGCCAAAATGTGACAGTGAATCAGACCGTAATGGGCCAATAGTCAAGATTCATCGCTTTGAAAAAGGCCTGTTGGTTGATTGCTGTAAACAGCTTGGCGCGACCGTTATTGTAAGGGGACTTATTTCGGCCGATGCACACCGAGAGGCGTCGATGGCATATGCCAATCGGAATATGAGTGGCATTGAGACTGTGTTTATTTTACCTGACCCCCCACTGAGCGTTGTTTCAAGCAGCATGGTCAGGCAGCTTATCGCACTTGGTGGTGATATATCCCCGTATGTACCGGCTTGTGTAACGCGTTTTTTTGGGACGCACAGCGGTTAG
- a CDS encoding ATP-dependent DNA helicase RecG: MEHVFFSDVSVHTGKKMASLLAKEFGISRVIDLLTYYPRRYICRGKLTKLSELIPGDEVTIVGRVLSTEQRKTFSGANFLSVTLSDGENIIQLVFFHQPWRAENLKPGACGLFSGKVTEFNNKKQLSHPEYELFSSEPTREQIQKWNEQIIPIYRACIACPSWKIARAVDLALEAVKGQTVDFMSGNYGYMSVEKAFYVIHHPTDNEELEAAKESLRFFEAFLLQSALLHRKRFRNRASATPFIRKNGGFLERFDARLEFSQTNDQLRAADEIFEDLSLSEPMTRLLHGEVGSGKTLVAIRAMLLAADNDMQAVLVAPTEVLAKQHHRNLTRMLGHELCAEIQPSLLLGREKHTLRIASGRSKIIIGTHSVFSKKTVFHNLALVVIDEQHRFGVGQRDELLLKGDSPHLLMLSATPIPRTVALSLLNFIAISEIKTPPSGKAEISTHVVPLAEKPQWGREVIRRISEEIQKGHQVFVVAPVIEQSRTGAASISALLRELEETPLLQGAKISRLHGKLTAAECEKSMEEFSCGASDILLSTTMIEVGIDVPNATAMVIVSADRFGIAQLHQLRGRIGRGNLPGVCLLVTNAPEGSAARSRLDLVARTHDGFSLAEIDMKMRREGDLLGLGQSGQGNYRLLRLDEDLQVLSDARLHAEGIMENDIKLEKNKLLRLFLSQYLSGTNLSRLLS; encoded by the coding sequence ATGGAGCATGTTTTTTTCAGTGATGTGTCTGTCCACACTGGCAAAAAAATGGCATCACTATTAGCCAAAGAGTTTGGTATTAGTCGGGTGATAGACCTGCTCACATATTACCCTCGAAGGTACATCTGCAGGGGTAAGCTTACTAAGCTTTCAGAGCTAATTCCCGGAGACGAGGTTACGATTGTTGGCCGGGTTCTAAGCACCGAGCAGCGTAAGACATTCAGTGGAGCGAATTTTCTCAGCGTTACGCTCAGTGATGGAGAGAATATCATTCAACTTGTTTTCTTTCACCAACCCTGGCGCGCAGAAAACTTGAAACCCGGTGCATGTGGGCTATTTTCGGGAAAGGTAACAGAGTTCAATAACAAAAAGCAACTCTCACATCCCGAATATGAATTATTTTCATCAGAGCCAACAAGGGAACAGATACAGAAGTGGAATGAGCAGATAATACCGATTTATCGCGCTTGCATCGCGTGTCCAAGCTGGAAAATAGCCCGGGCTGTTGATTTGGCTTTAGAAGCGGTAAAGGGCCAAACTGTAGATTTTATGTCGGGTAATTATGGCTATATGTCAGTTGAAAAGGCGTTTTATGTTATTCATCATCCTACGGACAACGAAGAGCTTGAGGCCGCAAAAGAAAGTTTGCGCTTTTTTGAGGCATTTTTGTTACAAAGCGCCCTTCTACACCGAAAGCGGTTCCGCAATAGAGCAAGCGCAACACCTTTTATTCGTAAAAATGGCGGTTTTTTAGAGAGATTTGATGCGAGGCTGGAGTTTTCTCAGACTAATGATCAGTTGCGCGCTGCAGATGAAATTTTCGAAGACTTGTCGCTGTCAGAGCCAATGACCCGTCTCTTACATGGTGAGGTCGGTAGCGGAAAAACTCTGGTTGCGATAAGAGCTATGCTCCTTGCGGCAGATAACGACATGCAGGCCGTCCTCGTTGCGCCTACCGAAGTTCTTGCAAAACAGCATCACAGGAATTTAACTCGCATGCTGGGCCACGAGCTATGTGCCGAGATACAGCCATCTCTCTTGCTTGGTAGGGAAAAACACACCTTGCGTATTGCCTCAGGCAGAAGCAAGATCATTATAGGAACACATTCGGTCTTTAGTAAAAAAACCGTATTTCATAATCTCGCCCTTGTTGTTATCGATGAGCAGCACCGCTTTGGCGTTGGCCAGCGGGACGAATTACTTTTGAAAGGGGATTCACCTCATTTGCTTATGCTGTCTGCAACACCAATTCCACGAACAGTTGCCCTTTCTCTGCTGAATTTTATAGCAATAAGCGAGATAAAGACACCACCAAGCGGTAAGGCTGAAATTTCGACGCATGTTGTACCCCTTGCAGAAAAGCCTCAATGGGGAAGGGAGGTTATAAGGAGGATTTCCGAGGAAATACAAAAAGGTCACCAGGTTTTTGTTGTTGCGCCCGTTATAGAACAAAGCCGTACGGGCGCGGCCAGCATAAGTGCCTTGCTAAGGGAGCTTGAGGAAACCCCTCTCCTTCAAGGCGCGAAGATCTCCCGACTGCATGGCAAGTTGACCGCTGCGGAGTGCGAGAAGTCTATGGAAGAGTTCTCTTGCGGGGCCAGCGATATTCTGCTCTCAACAACCATGATTGAGGTGGGTATAGATGTTCCAAATGCCACGGCAATGGTTATTGTGTCAGCCGATCGCTTTGGTATCGCTCAGTTGCACCAGTTGCGCGGACGGATCGGTCGAGGTAATTTGCCCGGCGTGTGTCTTCTTGTTACTAATGCCCCCGAGGGCTCGGCGGCGCGCTCTAGGTTGGATTTAGTTGCAAGAACACATGACGGATTTTCTCTTGCGGAAATCGATATGAAAATGAGGAGAGAGGGAGATTTGCTCGGCCTGGGTCAATCTGGGCAGGGTAATTATCGCCTTTTACGCCTTGATGAGGACCTGCAGGTTTTATCGGACGCCCGATTACACGCGGAGGGAATAATGGAGAATGACATAAAACTCGAGAAGAATAAGCTTCTTCGATTGTTTTTGTCTCAATATTTGTCGGGCACTAATTTGAGTCGATTGCTTTCATAA
- a CDS encoding branched-chain amino acid ABC transporter substrate-binding protein yields the protein MNKLRVRVLFAASAALLFFSGCFGSGDNKSSAEHIVLPKVTAPVSFKNALFPAGDGKAVCPKGLSIAYVGIVTGPNAAFGKSINEAFQLAVKQHNDNNPGCQVTGKVFDTEGSPDKAPGVVAQVIGDSSIVAVLGPAFSGENQAVGGIFETARLVHITPSATLPTLSSHGWKTFFRAASTDLEQSTGVIALLEKLEAKKTFVVSDDSAYGKFLGDLVKKGVDLAGSDGIITGSRDFSSVVAKVVSSGADSVFFAGYYPEAAAFFTQLRGAGFNGYLVVPDGSLDRNLSKLAGQAAVGVYAVCPCTDDSQVAGFGDAMKKAYGHYPGIYSSSAYDVTTILLRGIDSGRTSRSSLLDWVRGYDAYGVSGHYKFKANGDLQHTRLYFYRFDESGAPVLVGE from the coding sequence TTGAATAAGCTTAGGGTTCGTGTTCTGTTTGCGGCTTCTGCCGCGCTTTTGTTCTTCAGCGGGTGTTTTGGCTCGGGTGATAATAAGTCGAGTGCGGAACATATAGTCCTTCCAAAAGTCACAGCTCCTGTCTCGTTTAAGAATGCGCTATTTCCCGCAGGTGATGGTAAGGCGGTGTGTCCTAAGGGTCTTTCTATTGCCTATGTCGGTATTGTTACCGGTCCGAATGCCGCCTTTGGGAAGAGCATAAATGAGGCGTTTCAACTTGCTGTTAAGCAGCATAACGACAATAATCCTGGCTGTCAGGTTACAGGTAAGGTGTTTGACACAGAGGGATCGCCGGATAAAGCTCCCGGAGTTGTCGCGCAGGTTATTGGAGACTCCTCGATTGTTGCAGTTCTTGGCCCGGCTTTCTCAGGTGAGAACCAGGCTGTTGGGGGTATTTTCGAAACGGCGCGTCTTGTACACATAACTCCGAGTGCAACCCTGCCAACACTTTCATCTCACGGCTGGAAGACGTTCTTCAGGGCCGCCTCGACTGATCTCGAGCAGTCTACGGGGGTTATTGCTTTGCTGGAGAAGCTAGAGGCCAAAAAGACTTTTGTTGTGTCTGATGACAGTGCATACGGTAAATTCCTCGGCGATCTTGTAAAAAAGGGTGTCGATTTGGCTGGAAGCGATGGAATTATAACCGGCAGTCGTGATTTTTCCTCTGTTGTCGCGAAGGTTGTTTCTTCCGGCGCCGACTCTGTCTTTTTCGCCGGCTATTACCCGGAAGCTGCTGCATTCTTTACGCAACTGAGGGGTGCGGGATTTAATGGTTATTTGGTTGTTCCGGATGGTTCACTTGATAGAAATCTCAGTAAGCTCGCTGGACAGGCTGCCGTGGGCGTTTACGCGGTTTGCCCTTGCACCGATGACTCGCAGGTCGCCGGTTTTGGTGATGCAATGAAAAAGGCCTACGGTCACTATCCGGGCATATACTCCTCGAGTGCATACGATGTTACAACCATTCTGCTAAGGGGGATAGACTCTGGGCGCACCTCTCGGTCATCCTTACTGGACTGGGTCAGGGGATATGATGCGTATGGGGTTTCTGGTCACTACAAGTTTAAGGCAAATGGTGATTTGCAGCACACCCGGCTGTATTTCTATAGGTTTGATGAGTCAGGTGCTCCTGTATTGGTTGGAGAGTAA
- the rnc gene encoding ribonuclease III translates to MDGVDELLLRKFNLTLPPGLLRTAFVHKSFSFENGACQNNERLEFLGDAVLGLVVSHYLFETCPEYTEGQLSAARSYIVSGTSIAQIAKELNLGQFMLLGKGEKLAGGMDKTSLLADLLESLIGAVMVDQGFESARDFVLALVGEKLRQVGEFSVDDPKTKLQKLTRTQLVYEVVTEGPPHSRTFKASVIVNEKRFFGQGSSKKQAQVAAAMSALASLENKSS, encoded by the coding sequence GTGGATGGCGTTGATGAACTTCTTTTGCGGAAGTTCAATCTAACACTTCCTCCTGGGTTGCTTCGTACGGCGTTTGTCCACAAGTCCTTTTCTTTTGAGAACGGCGCGTGTCAGAATAACGAGCGTCTTGAGTTTCTTGGAGATGCTGTTCTTGGCCTTGTTGTATCGCATTACCTATTTGAGACCTGTCCTGAATACACTGAGGGCCAATTATCTGCCGCTCGCTCATATATTGTTTCCGGCACATCCATTGCACAAATCGCCAAAGAGTTAAATCTTGGTCAGTTTATGTTGCTTGGGAAAGGGGAAAAACTTGCCGGTGGTATGGATAAAACATCTCTTTTGGCTGATTTGCTTGAAAGTCTTATTGGGGCTGTTATGGTTGATCAGGGGTTCGAGAGTGCCAGAGATTTTGTATTAGCCCTTGTTGGAGAAAAGCTAAGACAAGTAGGTGAGTTTTCTGTCGACGATCCAAAGACGAAACTGCAGAAGCTTACCCGAACACAGTTGGTGTACGAGGTTGTTACCGAGGGCCCGCCGCACAGTCGTACATTCAAGGCAAGCGTTATTGTGAATGAAAAGAGATTTTTCGGGCAAGGGTCAAGCAAAAAACAGGCTCAAGTTGCGGCTGCAATGTCTGCACTTGCATCTCTGGAGAACAAAAGTTCATAG